The following proteins are encoded in a genomic region of Arachis stenosperma cultivar V10309 chromosome 4, arast.V10309.gnm1.PFL2, whole genome shotgun sequence:
- the LOC130973707 gene encoding uncharacterized protein LOC130973707 isoform X2 translates to MVFSLSITVLFFVAFLNLCLFRALLSSPFSNLCHLCIVAAIHPDLSPSRHRATAPSNPERVIAPSNTQQVGILALRRHQNQVSLHRSSPLALETRGSAICKDA, encoded by the exons ATGGTTTTCTCTCTCTCCATTAccgtactcttctttgttgcgTTCTTAAATTTGTGTCTCTTCCGCGCTCTTTTGTCATCGCCTTTCTCAAATCTGTGCCACCTCTGCATCGTTGCCGCCATTCATCCAGATCTTTCTCCCTCGCGACACAGAGCCACTGCACCGTCCAACCCAGAGCGAGTCATAGCACCATCTAATACACAGCAA GTTGGAATTCTTGCACTCAGAAGACATCAAAATCAGGTTTCACTTCATCGTTCGTCTCCTCTTGCGTTAGAAACAAGAGGTTCTGCCATTTGTAAag ATGCTTGA
- the LOC130973707 gene encoding uncharacterized protein LOC130973707 isoform X1 — translation MVFSLSITVLFFVAFLNLCLFRALLSSPFSNLCHLCIVAAIHPDLSPSRHRATAPSNPERVIAPSNTQQVGILALRRHQNQVSLHRSSPLALETRGSAICKGSWNKKAFKIITKEKILSTSNFCPVNPMQGASSGTATRLVNYMKFIPTLGFKAPRKKN, via the exons ATGGTTTTCTCTCTCTCCATTAccgtactcttctttgttgcgTTCTTAAATTTGTGTCTCTTCCGCGCTCTTTTGTCATCGCCTTTCTCAAATCTGTGCCACCTCTGCATCGTTGCCGCCATTCATCCAGATCTTTCTCCCTCGCGACACAGAGCCACTGCACCGTCCAACCCAGAGCGAGTCATAGCACCATCTAATACACAGCAA GTTGGAATTCTTGCACTCAGAAGACATCAAAATCAGGTTTCACTTCATCGTTCGTCTCCTCTTGCGTTAGAAACAAGAGGTTCTGCCATTTGTAAag GATCATGGAATAAAAAGGCCTTCAAAATTATCACCAAGGAGAAGATCCTCTCTACTAGCAACTTCTGTCCAGTGAATCCCATGCAGGGTGCTAGTTCAGGAACTGCAACAAGACTTGTCAATTACATGAAGTTCATCCCAACTCTCGGATTTAAGGCTCCAAgaaagaagaattga
- the LOC130975506 gene encoding protein FAR1-RELATED SEQUENCE 12-like produces the protein MKYVDYLPADRKIFDVDIAHMESMRHVGISIPKIYESIVAQAGGFNLVPFTKRDMYNEVRRQKAMQNGDVNAALRVLEGAAQTDEKLYWSITCMGVKKFTGILGGKAPTAVITDGYRSMRVAIQEVLPNAHHRLCAWHLLKNATVNEFEMLWNAMLEECGVRKLEWVKDIYEKKSSWTTVYIWGRDNEEELDFRLSYGTPVLQTLFPELEKSRAINFTREIFSRYRESL, from the exons ATGAAGTACGTGGACTATCTACCTGCAGACCGTAAGATCTTTGATGTTGATATTGCACACATGGAGAGCATGAGGCACGTTGGGATATCAATTCCAAAGATCTATGAGTCTATTGTTGCACAGGCGGGTGGTTTTAATTTGGTTCCGTTTACAAAGCGAGATATGTACAACGAGGTTAGGCGACAAAAGGCAATGCAGAATGGTGACGTAAATGCTGCGTTGAGGGTTTTGGAGGGTGCGGCCCAGACGGACGAGAAATTGTATTGGAG CATCACATGTATGGGTGTTAAGAAATTTACTGGAATACTTGGGGGTAAAGCACCCACAGCGGTGATAACTGATGGCTATCGATCAATGCGCGTAGCTATTCAGGAAGTGCTTCCAAATGCTCACCACCGCTTATGTGCTTGGCACCTTCTGAAGAATGCGACAGTTAAT GAGTTTGAGATGCTTTGGAATGCCATGCTGGAGGAGTGTGGGGTTAGGAAGTTAGAGTGGGTCAAGGACATATACGAgaagaagtcttcatggacaaCTGTTTACATATGGGGCAG GGACAATGAAGAAGAGCTTGACTTCCGATTATCATACGGGACGCCCGTCCTTCAAACGCTGTTTCCAGAGTTAGAAAAGTCAAGGGCAATAAACTTCACACGGGAAATTTTCTCAAGATATCGTGAGTCACTTTAA
- the LOC130975508 gene encoding uncharacterized protein LOC130975508: MGCKSSDDSDPAGEMATVAGDDEEKMLDIGMEEDELEGFGYKQSEGTTNTISNAVRVTVAYVLKMEFNIPEEATIFYEGYSMAKGFSMRRGKLKNKNGDFVRYTYLCNRQGFRDKKWLEKVDRKREHKVVTRCGCPMEMHIKPKGDSGR; encoded by the exons ATGGGATGCAAGAGTAGTGATGATTCGGATCCGGCTGGTGAAATGGCTACAGTGGCTGGCGATGACGAG GAAAAAATGCTTGACATAGGAATGGAAGAGGATGAGTTAGAGGGTTTTGGGTATAAGCAGAGTGAAGGCACTACCAACACGATATCTAATGCAGTACGAGTTACCGTGGCATATGTACTTAAGATGGAGTTCAATATTCCAGAGGAAGCAACTATTTTCTATGAAGGGTATAGTATGGCAAAAGGTTTTTCGATGCGACGAGGGAAGTTGAAAAATAAGAATGGTGATTTTGTTCGTTATACGTATCTATGTAATAGACAAGGGTTCAGAGACAAGAAGTGGCTAGAGAAGGTGGATCGAAAGAGGGAGCACAAGGTGGTAACTCGTTGTGGGTGTCCTATGGAGATGCATATTAAGCCTAAAGGAGATAGTGGGAGATGA